Proteins encoded in a region of the uncultured Paludibaculum sp. genome:
- the motA gene encoding flagellar motor stator protein MotA: MFAIIGIFVVFGCIAGGYFLEKGNFMVLLQPAELLIIGGAAVGSVLISNPPSILKKLVSSGLQVFKGSRYTATVYLDTLKFLSEFFDAATRRGLVSLEDDVMDPAKSALFQKHPTMTKNPEALNFFCDTMRSVLVGGISSHDIDSIMEADLEVLQKRSKMPAAALSTMADSLPGLGIVAAVLGVVITMGALGGPPEEIGHKVAAALVGTFLGILLCYGLVGPISQNIKKQVDDQTEYFLCIRMSLLAYVKDIPPALALEAARRSIPHNVRPTYAEMDKACRAARGAGVAA; the protein is encoded by the coding sequence ATGTTTGCCATCATTGGAATCTTCGTTGTGTTCGGCTGCATTGCCGGTGGCTACTTCCTGGAGAAGGGCAACTTCATGGTCTTGCTGCAGCCGGCCGAGTTGCTGATCATCGGCGGCGCGGCGGTGGGCTCGGTGCTGATCTCGAATCCGCCCAGTATCCTTAAGAAGCTGGTCAGCAGTGGTTTACAGGTTTTCAAGGGGTCGCGGTACACAGCGACGGTCTATCTGGACACGTTGAAGTTCCTCAGCGAGTTCTTCGACGCGGCGACGCGGCGCGGCCTGGTGAGTCTGGAAGATGACGTGATGGACCCGGCGAAGAGCGCCCTATTCCAGAAGCACCCCACGATGACGAAGAACCCGGAGGCCCTCAACTTCTTCTGCGATACGATGCGCAGCGTACTGGTTGGAGGCATTTCCTCGCACGATATCGATTCGATCATGGAAGCGGACCTGGAAGTCCTTCAAAAGAGGAGCAAAATGCCTGCGGCGGCACTCTCCACGATGGCGGACAGCCTACCCGGATTGGGCATCGTCGCGGCGGTGTTGGGTGTTGTGATTACGATGGGCGCACTGGGTGGACCGCCCGAGGAGATCGGCCACAAGGTGGCCGCGGCCCTCGTTGGAACCTTCCTGGGCATCCTGCTGTGCTACGGCCTGGTCGGCCCCATCTCCCAGAACATCAAGAAACAGGTGGACGACCAGACCGAGTATTTCCTCTGTATCCGCATGAGTCTATTGGCCTATGTGAAGGATATTCCGCCGGCGCTGGCCCTGGAGGCGGCGCGGCGCTCCATCCCGCACAATGTTCGTCCTACCTATGCCGAGATGGATAAGGCATGCCGGGCGGCGCGCGGCGCGGGGGTCGCGGCATGA
- a CDS encoding TonB-dependent receptor, which yields MRHIIVLVCCGRLLAQNPEGDAAGGHTAKPGIEQSSPFLLKQSVTVTATRGQMETEEAPVSISTVTNQEMGARRVQLLDQALNTVPGLYAFRGKGTQDTNAGVGLRGFAGRGSGQARVLVLMDGQPLNDSYTGQVNWATLPIEEVERVEVVRGSFSALYGGNAMGGVINILTKPVTARQAEVYGQAGNQATVRYGGRVADRFHDRLGLSVAYDRMQSGGYPSQFVSGAGSALAGGTAVTGALPVLTTSGTQTFLLGKAGNNWWNQHAVRVRGDYAFNRRTMMFAQFQRQWSGYGYDQYESFLRTADGSPFDSGAASMQWNGGPRRFGVTPSLFVPGDGQAEFWLVSGRLHHELRNSARLQFGGGRTNAPLNYYSTPGTGSTAAGGPGTISDRPYASWFGSAQYSQRVRSRHLITAGSDLRQDESRLEETSVSNWAQRSRDPIVSGRSRGRAFNEGAYVQDQWRVAERLSLTGGARYDYWRSYDGGYGVGTQTNEIGRRSNQSGSAKAAALWRGPASLAVRGSVGNSFRNPSVYDLYRTWRSSSGITYAANPNLQPERLLGFEAGVSRRWANQMELDGAFFQNRTTNLIYRTTDLSVDSTGNYRQVINAARGRTNGFEAGTRLPLRPWLYATSSYTWNRATILANQAVPGAVGRLVPFVPQHVSSGSLFASSRRVNASVTGRYVSRVFSTDLNTDTTKGVYGAYDPFFTLDAGFTVPFGRHVSAECGAENLLDRIYYNYYPSPGRLVSVRLRIRL from the coding sequence ATGCGTCATATCATCGTACTTGTCTGCTGTGGACGCCTGCTTGCGCAAAACCCGGAGGGGGATGCTGCGGGCGGCCACACGGCCAAACCGGGGATTGAGCAGTCCTCGCCGTTTCTTCTAAAGCAAAGCGTTACGGTAACAGCCACCCGGGGCCAGATGGAAACCGAGGAGGCGCCGGTATCGATCTCGACAGTCACAAACCAGGAGATGGGCGCTCGACGGGTTCAATTGCTCGATCAGGCGCTCAACACCGTTCCAGGTCTGTACGCGTTTCGAGGCAAGGGTACACAGGACACCAATGCGGGCGTGGGGCTGCGAGGATTCGCCGGGCGCGGATCGGGCCAGGCGCGTGTCCTCGTGTTGATGGACGGCCAACCCCTCAATGACTCCTATACAGGTCAGGTCAACTGGGCGACACTGCCCATCGAAGAAGTCGAGCGAGTGGAGGTGGTGCGCGGCAGTTTCTCGGCACTCTATGGAGGCAACGCCATGGGAGGCGTCATCAACATCCTGACCAAGCCGGTGACGGCGCGCCAGGCAGAAGTGTATGGACAGGCAGGCAATCAGGCTACGGTGCGCTATGGCGGGCGAGTGGCGGACCGCTTCCACGATCGGCTGGGCCTAAGCGTGGCCTATGACCGCATGCAGTCCGGCGGCTACCCTTCACAATTCGTATCAGGTGCTGGATCGGCATTGGCCGGGGGCACGGCCGTGACCGGAGCTCTGCCCGTGCTGACAACATCGGGCACGCAGACTTTCCTGCTGGGCAAGGCGGGGAACAACTGGTGGAATCAGCATGCCGTGCGGGTGCGGGGTGACTACGCATTCAACCGGCGAACGATGATGTTTGCGCAGTTTCAGCGGCAGTGGTCGGGCTATGGTTACGACCAGTATGAGAGCTTCCTGCGCACGGCCGATGGCTCGCCCTTCGATTCCGGAGCAGCCTCGATGCAGTGGAACGGAGGTCCGCGGCGGTTCGGCGTGACGCCCAGCCTGTTCGTGCCGGGCGATGGACAGGCAGAGTTCTGGCTGGTGTCCGGCCGGTTGCACCACGAGCTCAGGAACAGCGCGCGGCTCCAGTTCGGGGGTGGGCGCACGAATGCTCCACTGAACTACTACTCGACACCCGGGACGGGTTCAACGGCCGCCGGAGGACCAGGGACGATCAGCGACCGGCCCTATGCTTCGTGGTTCGGGAGCGCTCAATACTCACAACGCGTGAGGTCGCGGCATCTGATCACGGCGGGCAGCGATCTGCGTCAGGATGAAAGCCGGTTGGAGGAAACCAGCGTCTCTAATTGGGCGCAGCGGTCGCGGGACCCGATTGTCTCCGGCCGTTCGAGAGGCCGGGCGTTCAATGAAGGCGCCTATGTGCAGGACCAGTGGAGGGTGGCGGAGCGGTTGAGCCTGACAGGTGGAGCCCGTTACGACTACTGGCGAAGCTACGACGGCGGGTATGGGGTCGGCACGCAGACGAATGAAATTGGGCGGAGGTCGAACCAGAGTGGATCGGCCAAGGCTGCGGCGCTGTGGCGTGGGCCCGCCAGCCTGGCCGTGCGTGGCAGCGTCGGTAACTCCTTCCGGAACCCATCCGTGTACGACCTTTATCGCACATGGCGTAGCTCCTCGGGGATCACGTACGCGGCCAACCCAAACCTGCAACCGGAGCGACTGCTGGGCTTCGAGGCGGGTGTGAGCCGGCGCTGGGCAAATCAAATGGAACTCGACGGTGCGTTCTTCCAGAACCGAACGACCAACCTGATCTATCGCACAACCGACCTCAGTGTGGATTCGACCGGCAACTACCGGCAGGTGATCAACGCGGCCCGTGGCCGTACCAACGGCTTTGAGGCCGGCACACGACTGCCGCTACGCCCCTGGCTCTATGCGACATCAAGCTACACCTGGAATCGGGCAACGATCCTGGCGAATCAGGCCGTACCCGGCGCGGTGGGGCGGCTTGTACCATTCGTTCCGCAACACGTATCCAGCGGCAGCCTTTTCGCATCCTCGCGGCGCGTGAACGCTTCCGTGACCGGACGATATGTGAGCCGGGTGTTCAGTACGGATCTCAATACCGACACGACGAAGGGCGTGTACGGCGCGTATGATCCGTTCTTCACGTTGGACGCGGGCTTTACCGTGCCATTCGGACGTCACGTATCGGCCGAATGCGGCGCCGAGAACCTGCTCGATCGCATTTACTACAACTACTACCCCTCTCCAGGCCGACTGGTTTCCGTGCGGCTGAGGATCCGGCTGTAG
- a CDS encoding flagellar motor protein MotB: MSGRHKEQPIIIIHKHVDHDEEHGGAWKVAYADFVTAMMALFIVLWLLSSSEKVQKAVGGYFQDPTGTGRQVGSTNVGAGEIAKLNHDDMHQLKDKLEQAMKQTPTFEKMEKQVRITQGAEGLRIDLLETQRGVFFPTGSPKPTAEGMELIQMLASELQKLPHKVAIEGHSDSAPYGEGDYSNWELSSDRANAARRILTASGIPEDRISQVRGFAARRLLLKDRPTDPSNRRISIIVRNLGLDEMEERGNGNEPIPGPAKPGSPAKTDKAEGKAPAAAPHH, translated from the coding sequence ATGAGCGGCCGGCACAAGGAGCAGCCGATCATCATCATCCATAAGCATGTCGACCATGACGAGGAGCATGGCGGCGCATGGAAGGTGGCCTATGCGGACTTCGTGACGGCCATGATGGCGCTGTTCATCGTGCTGTGGCTGTTGAGTTCGAGCGAGAAAGTACAGAAGGCCGTGGGCGGCTACTTCCAGGATCCAACCGGCACAGGCCGTCAGGTGGGCTCGACGAACGTCGGGGCGGGCGAGATCGCCAAGCTGAATCACGACGACATGCACCAGTTGAAGGACAAACTGGAGCAGGCGATGAAACAGACTCCGACCTTCGAGAAGATGGAGAAGCAGGTTCGCATTACCCAGGGCGCGGAGGGACTCCGGATCGACCTGCTGGAGACACAACGGGGCGTGTTCTTTCCCACCGGATCTCCAAAGCCCACAGCCGAGGGGATGGAACTAATCCAGATGTTGGCCTCTGAGCTCCAGAAGCTGCCGCACAAAGTAGCCATTGAGGGCCACTCGGATTCCGCTCCTTATGGCGAGGGCGACTACTCTAATTGGGAGCTATCCTCCGACCGGGCCAATGCGGCACGTCGTATTCTCACAGCCAGCGGCATCCCGGAGGATCGGATCAGCCAAGTGCGAGGATTCGCGGCCCGCCGTCTGCTGCTGAAGGATCGTCCGACCGACCCCTCGAACCGCCGCATCTCGATCATCGTCCGCAATCTCGGCCTGGATGAGATGGAGGAGCGTGGGAACGGCAACGAACCGATTCCCGGCCCGGCCAAACCGGGCTCCCCAGCCAAGACCGACAAGGCCGAGGGGAAGGCGCCTGCAGCGGCCCCTCACCACTGA
- a CDS encoding chemotaxis protein CheW yields MLEDDEVIREFLIESNENLARLDNEIVELERRPKDIELLGSIFRTFHTIKGTCGFLEYSRLESVTHAAENLLSKLRAGELDADGKIISLILEVIDAVRSILSLIETTGTEGEVTYDELSDRLKKAALAPEIAPEVAPSPAPVAAATPPPAVRAEAPTPVAVDPTPSQPDSAPEAAEPVSAAAESAEHYSSVSDSAIRVDVVLLDKLMNLVGELVLARNQVLQYNTQIDDASLNSTSQRLNLITTELQEGVMKTRMQPIGVVWNKLPRVVRDIAYALGKQIRLEMDGTSTELDKTIIEAIKDPLTHLVRNCCDHGVEHPTVRVAAGKKPAGTIFLRAYHEGGHVNIEISDDGAGIDLSRLKQKALERGILRPEQVEQVSDREAMNLIFHPGFSTAEQVTKVSGRGVGMDVVRSNIEKIGGLVDVSSRVGLGTTVRLKIPLTLAIIPGLVVTSGGERFVIPQVNLLELIRLEGEAGGKQIERIHGTRVYRRREQLLPIAYLNEVLQLPTPADQEAVNIVVLQAEDRQFGLVVDGISDTQEIVVKPLSKQLKGLTAYAGATIMGDGRVVLILDVVGIGQRSGVLTGTAEQNRGESRQKQSAAESQLKRLVLFSAGSLDRLAVPLALVARLEEFHASSLENAGGHKVIQYRDTILPLVSLASILEPERMDDSYSRDPVQAIVFSDRDRSVGIVVDQILDIVEDPASIQHRGGRRGLLGSATVGGKVTDFLDLHAVLQAARIDWFEESQPVDSAATVLLADGSAFSRSILRSDLETAGYQVVEAGTEQEVLRTLEQRTVNVLIASIDLPPSGGQSLLHAVRSKPGLDTLPILALTPGDPADTYNADPGFEEYLRKFDSESMVRSVAKLAAALSALETAGSAPAGR; encoded by the coding sequence ATGCTGGAAGACGATGAAGTAATTCGCGAGTTTCTCATTGAGAGCAACGAGAATCTGGCCCGGCTCGACAACGAGATCGTCGAACTGGAACGCCGGCCCAAGGACATTGAGCTGCTAGGCAGCATCTTTCGCACCTTCCACACCATTAAAGGAACATGCGGCTTCCTGGAATACTCCAGACTGGAATCGGTAACCCATGCCGCCGAGAACCTGCTCAGCAAGCTGCGAGCGGGCGAACTCGATGCCGACGGAAAGATCATCTCGCTGATTCTGGAGGTGATTGATGCCGTGAGATCGATCCTCTCGCTGATCGAAACCACGGGAACGGAAGGCGAAGTGACCTACGATGAGCTGTCCGATCGGCTCAAGAAGGCGGCTCTGGCACCCGAAATCGCACCTGAAGTAGCTCCCTCGCCCGCGCCAGTTGCCGCGGCCACGCCGCCACCTGCCGTGCGGGCGGAGGCTCCGACACCGGTCGCCGTAGACCCAACGCCCTCGCAGCCGGACAGCGCTCCGGAGGCAGCTGAGCCGGTCAGTGCAGCCGCCGAGAGCGCTGAGCACTACTCCTCAGTCTCCGACTCCGCCATTCGGGTCGACGTCGTCCTGCTCGACAAACTCATGAACCTGGTGGGCGAGCTCGTTCTGGCTCGTAACCAGGTGTTGCAGTACAACACGCAGATTGATGATGCGTCGCTGAATTCGACCTCTCAGCGCTTGAACCTGATCACCACCGAGTTGCAGGAAGGCGTCATGAAGACGCGCATGCAGCCCATTGGCGTGGTCTGGAACAAGCTCCCGCGTGTGGTGCGCGACATCGCCTATGCCCTCGGCAAGCAGATTCGCCTGGAGATGGATGGCACCTCGACGGAACTCGACAAGACCATCATCGAGGCCATCAAGGACCCGCTCACGCATCTCGTCCGGAACTGCTGCGACCACGGCGTGGAACATCCCACCGTTCGCGTAGCCGCGGGCAAGAAACCGGCTGGCACCATCTTTCTTCGCGCCTATCACGAGGGCGGCCACGTCAACATCGAGATCAGTGACGACGGTGCCGGCATCGATCTGTCCCGGCTGAAGCAGAAGGCGCTGGAACGGGGCATTTTACGGCCCGAGCAGGTGGAGCAGGTCAGCGATCGGGAGGCGATGAATCTCATCTTCCACCCCGGCTTCTCCACAGCGGAGCAGGTGACCAAGGTCTCCGGCCGCGGCGTCGGCATGGACGTGGTGCGGTCCAATATAGAAAAGATCGGCGGCCTGGTCGACGTATCCAGCCGTGTCGGTCTGGGCACCACCGTCCGGCTGAAGATCCCGCTCACTCTGGCGATCATTCCGGGTCTCGTTGTCACCAGCGGCGGCGAACGTTTCGTCATCCCGCAGGTCAATCTGCTGGAGCTCATCCGCCTGGAAGGTGAAGCGGGTGGCAAACAGATTGAGCGCATTCACGGCACTCGTGTCTACCGCCGGCGCGAACAGCTTCTACCTATCGCCTATCTCAACGAAGTGCTGCAGCTGCCCACCCCGGCCGACCAAGAGGCAGTGAACATCGTGGTGCTGCAGGCGGAAGACCGGCAATTCGGTCTCGTCGTGGACGGCATCAGCGATACCCAGGAAATCGTTGTCAAACCGCTGAGCAAGCAACTGAAGGGCCTCACCGCCTATGCCGGCGCCACCATCATGGGTGACGGCCGCGTTGTCCTGATCCTCGATGTTGTCGGCATCGGACAGCGGTCCGGAGTCCTCACGGGTACGGCCGAGCAGAATCGCGGCGAGTCTCGCCAGAAGCAATCTGCAGCGGAGTCACAACTGAAGCGCCTGGTGCTGTTCAGCGCCGGCTCACTTGACCGTCTGGCCGTGCCGCTGGCTCTGGTCGCCAGGCTCGAAGAGTTTCACGCCTCATCCCTCGAGAACGCTGGCGGACATAAGGTCATCCAGTATCGCGATACCATCCTGCCGCTGGTTTCCCTGGCTTCCATTCTGGAACCGGAGCGGATGGACGACTCTTACTCCCGCGATCCCGTCCAAGCCATTGTCTTCAGCGACCGCGATCGCAGTGTCGGCATCGTGGTCGACCAGATCCTGGACATCGTCGAAGACCCGGCCAGCATTCAGCATCGCGGCGGCCGCCGGGGTTTGCTCGGTTCAGCCACCGTCGGTGGCAAGGTGACCGACTTCCTCGATCTCCACGCCGTCCTGCAGGCGGCGCGCATCGACTGGTTTGAGGAAAGCCAGCCCGTCGATAGTGCTGCCACCGTATTACTGGCCGACGGCTCTGCTTTCTCCCGCAGCATTCTGAGGTCCGACCTCGAGACTGCCGGCTATCAGGTAGTGGAAGCCGGAACTGAGCAGGAAGTGCTGCGTACCCTCGAACAGCGGACCGTGAATGTCCTTATCGCATCCATCGATCTGCCACCTTCCGGAGGCCAGTCCTTGCTGCACGCCGTGCGCTCCAAGCCCGGACTAGACACTCTACCGATCTTGGCCTTGACACCTGGTGACCCGGCGGACACTTACAACGCCGATCCGGGCTTCGAAGAGTATCTGCGAAAGTTCGACAGCGAATCGATGGTGCGTTCCGTGGCGAAGCTCGCCGCCGCGCTTTCGGCGCTGGAAACGGCCGGTTCCGCTCCGGCGGGGAGGTAA
- a CDS encoding response regulator has translation MNILVVDDSKAMRMIVRRTLRQIGYGSENVQEASNGDEALALLKNGVPDLMLCDWNMPGMSGLELLRTIRENQQGTRFVFVTTECTEEMRNEAASAGADYLISKPFTADHFQVALDKVLRP, from the coding sequence ATGAACATACTGGTGGTCGATGACAGCAAGGCGATGCGCATGATCGTTCGGAGGACCTTGCGCCAGATCGGATACGGCAGCGAGAACGTCCAGGAAGCCTCCAATGGCGATGAGGCTTTGGCCTTGCTGAAAAATGGTGTTCCGGATCTGATGTTGTGCGATTGGAACATGCCGGGCATGTCGGGGCTGGAACTCCTCCGCACGATCCGGGAGAATCAGCAGGGAACCCGGTTCGTCTTCGTTACTACGGAATGCACCGAAGAGATGCGCAACGAGGCGGCTAGCGCGGGAGCCGACTACCTCATCAGTAAGCCCTTCACCGCGGACCACTTCCAGGTCGCGCTCGACAAGGTGCTACGGCCATGA
- a CDS encoding cobaltochelatase subunit CobN has translation MLARLLIGLGLSACCAQAATPLRVVVLTRLSQSLPDALKRFEEHWGTGRIVLSHGDATAPPADLDQADVVLAYGLHSEEARSLAPRIRPLLARGIKVLAHWPEGGERHWGLKQDPARLQEVVEYWNYGGVENMARLLAFLYLRVAGRPGIEVEPPQRQLTTGIHHPRAPLPFASLEAYSRWYASQRLVPPDAPKVGILFYHTNLKNRDMAHIDALIAALERHGLAAVAVFGWPPALCEPFLTGPEGSAVDALFALNLGFAKPDDVEFLVRLNVHVIDLMTTKQTRREWLESPQGVRTDQLALQVSAPERAGATEPITFAATERSRDGKTVVSVPIDERIGRAVERARRWIALRRTPNAAKRVALLYYNNPPGKGSISASYLNVPGTLTVLLRRLRDEGYLTGQRVPEERELLTLLERSGRNIEQWAPGELESMVESGHVTLISMAQYRRWLGKLPKRFRAQVDRAWGPPELSTLMTIRTRQGKPYFVVPGLRLGNIFLGPQPLRSSFARAAASQHDTTLPPPHSYVAAYLWLREQFRADAIAHVGRHGTLEFLPGKNTGQAGDDAAEAILGDVPAPYFYILDGGGESMTARRRGAATILSHLTPLLAPGGAQEAMRPLREALDRYSKSRVEAPGLAAQYQAAACEEIRKNNLDRQLRLDLDTARWSEVAGKVEAFLEDAESATIPLGVHTLGVMPREELQIEALAEFLRSGLQSEGPPAPGGPYHNWAAALVGGGSPALDPAWPATQRGKVATQWEAGRAWLENLRMSPARELDETVRVLRGEYLASGPSGDPLRSPASLPSGRNLHDFDPSLIPTKAACALGRKLGDDLMDRIRRQTGRAANKVSLVLWYGETIRHQGAMECQALYLMGVEPRWNSRGAVDDLRLVPESELGRPRVDVVVTIAGIYRDGFPDKALLLDRASRLVQQAGDNPLSRNTKRAVDELRKQGLTEDEARRAAAARVFGPAPGDYGGGVAHLTKQSKDAQAPGAVAEAYLRHNNHAYTTDRWGETMPRALATQLQGNQAIVHSRATNLYGVLDNDDFFDFAGGLSAATKRVNHGAAPQLFVANLRRPGRERLDDFRQFLSVELHGRVWNTKWIREMQRSGYAGAREMADHLENIYGWQATTPEQVDGSVWQKSYEVYVEDRQGLGLKEFFSQENPHARQYLLARLLEVDRQGSHRFSAGQRAVLVREYLRGVLRSGVGCSANTCGNRALQHFVVREASALGSAAEAREFQSRFDRASRGTAPGPAVVARGRPGKPARRPFRLFHVSAEEFAAAHPVVKVGSALFLAFFAASLLVGVLQSLGLRWGRRPLVELHVGKQRDRRESVVPLASRQ, from the coding sequence ATGCTGGCCCGGCTCCTGATCGGGTTGGGGCTCTCGGCGTGTTGTGCCCAGGCGGCCACGCCGCTGCGTGTTGTCGTTCTGACGCGGCTGAGCCAGTCGCTGCCTGACGCTCTGAAACGGTTTGAGGAACATTGGGGCACGGGGCGCATCGTACTATCTCATGGGGACGCGACCGCACCACCAGCGGATCTGGATCAGGCCGATGTAGTCCTGGCATACGGCCTCCACTCCGAGGAGGCCCGATCACTCGCCCCGCGCATCCGGCCGCTATTGGCTCGCGGCATAAAGGTGCTGGCACATTGGCCGGAGGGCGGGGAGCGGCACTGGGGTCTGAAGCAGGACCCGGCGCGGTTGCAGGAGGTAGTCGAATACTGGAACTACGGCGGGGTGGAGAATATGGCGCGATTGCTGGCGTTCCTGTACCTTCGCGTGGCCGGCCGGCCCGGGATTGAGGTAGAGCCACCGCAGCGGCAGTTGACAACAGGCATCCATCATCCGCGCGCGCCACTGCCCTTCGCTTCACTGGAGGCATACTCGCGGTGGTACGCATCGCAGAGGCTCGTGCCGCCGGATGCACCCAAGGTGGGCATCCTGTTCTATCACACGAACTTGAAAAACAGGGATATGGCGCACATCGATGCGCTGATCGCCGCCCTGGAACGCCATGGCCTGGCGGCGGTGGCTGTCTTTGGCTGGCCACCGGCGCTGTGTGAGCCGTTCCTGACGGGACCGGAAGGCTCCGCCGTGGATGCGCTGTTCGCCTTGAACCTCGGTTTCGCCAAGCCGGACGACGTCGAATTCCTGGTCAGGCTCAATGTCCACGTTATCGACCTCATGACCACGAAGCAGACGCGGCGAGAGTGGCTCGAATCGCCCCAGGGGGTGCGCACCGACCAACTGGCACTGCAGGTCTCGGCCCCGGAGCGCGCGGGTGCGACTGAACCCATTACCTTCGCGGCAACCGAGCGAAGCAGGGACGGCAAGACGGTGGTGAGCGTCCCAATTGACGAACGAATTGGGCGTGCCGTAGAACGAGCGCGGCGGTGGATCGCGCTGCGGCGAACTCCAAATGCCGCGAAGCGTGTGGCGTTGCTGTACTACAACAACCCCCCGGGCAAGGGCAGCATTTCAGCCAGCTATCTCAACGTGCCAGGCACGCTGACGGTGTTACTGCGGCGTCTGCGCGACGAAGGCTATCTGACCGGCCAACGCGTGCCGGAAGAGCGCGAGTTACTGACGTTGTTGGAGCGCTCTGGGCGCAATATTGAGCAATGGGCGCCCGGGGAGTTGGAGTCGATGGTGGAGTCGGGCCATGTCACTTTGATCTCGATGGCGCAATACAGGCGGTGGCTGGGTAAGCTACCCAAGCGGTTCCGCGCGCAGGTGGACCGGGCTTGGGGGCCGCCCGAACTAAGCACGCTGATGACCATACGTACACGCCAAGGCAAGCCCTACTTCGTGGTGCCCGGCCTCCGTTTGGGCAACATCTTTCTGGGACCGCAGCCCTTGCGATCTAGCTTTGCGAGGGCGGCCGCGAGCCAGCACGACACGACTTTGCCGCCGCCGCACTCCTATGTGGCCGCCTATCTCTGGCTGCGGGAGCAGTTCCGCGCCGACGCGATCGCCCATGTCGGCCGTCACGGAACACTGGAGTTTCTGCCCGGCAAGAACACCGGCCAGGCGGGTGATGATGCAGCCGAGGCGATTCTCGGCGATGTCCCCGCTCCTTATTTCTACATTCTGGACGGGGGTGGCGAGTCGATGACTGCGCGGCGCCGCGGCGCGGCCACCATCCTTAGCCACCTCACGCCGCTGCTGGCGCCCGGAGGTGCTCAGGAGGCGATGCGGCCCTTGCGCGAGGCTCTGGACCGGTATTCGAAGTCGCGAGTGGAAGCCCCGGGGCTCGCGGCGCAGTATCAGGCCGCGGCGTGTGAGGAGATTCGCAAGAACAATCTGGATCGCCAGTTGCGGCTCGATCTCGATACGGCCCGGTGGAGTGAGGTCGCGGGCAAGGTGGAAGCATTCCTGGAAGATGCCGAGTCGGCCACCATCCCCCTTGGCGTGCATACTCTGGGCGTCATGCCGAGGGAGGAACTGCAGATCGAGGCCCTGGCCGAGTTCTTACGGAGTGGACTGCAGAGTGAGGGTCCGCCGGCACCAGGAGGCCCCTATCACAATTGGGCCGCCGCACTGGTAGGCGGCGGATCGCCGGCCTTGGATCCGGCGTGGCCTGCGACCCAACGCGGCAAGGTGGCTACCCAATGGGAAGCTGGCCGCGCGTGGCTGGAGAACCTGCGGATGTCGCCCGCGCGCGAACTCGATGAGACGGTGAGAGTTCTACGCGGCGAGTATTTGGCCAGTGGGCCTTCTGGCGATCCGTTGCGCTCTCCGGCTTCGCTGCCTAGCGGACGGAACCTGCACGACTTCGATCCGTCGCTGATTCCGACCAAGGCCGCGTGCGCCCTGGGCCGCAAACTGGGTGACGATCTGATGGACAGGATCCGGCGGCAGACGGGACGAGCCGCGAACAAGGTGAGCCTGGTGCTGTGGTACGGCGAAACGATCCGGCACCAGGGGGCGATGGAGTGCCAGGCCCTGTACCTGATGGGCGTCGAGCCACGCTGGAACAGCCGCGGCGCAGTGGACGATCTCCGGTTGGTGCCGGAGAGCGAGTTGGGGCGACCGCGAGTCGATGTGGTGGTGACCATCGCGGGCATTTACCGGGACGGTTTCCCTGACAAGGCATTGCTACTCGACCGGGCATCGCGTCTGGTGCAACAGGCTGGCGACAATCCGTTGAGCCGCAACACGAAGAGAGCAGTGGACGAGCTGAGGAAGCAGGGATTGACCGAGGACGAGGCGAGGCGCGCGGCAGCGGCGCGAGTGTTCGGTCCGGCACCGGGCGACTATGGGGGCGGAGTGGCCCACCTGACAAAGCAGAGCAAGGATGCACAGGCGCCGGGCGCGGTGGCCGAGGCGTATCTGCGGCACAACAACCATGCCTACACCACCGACAGATGGGGCGAGACGATGCCGCGCGCGCTGGCGACTCAACTTCAGGGCAACCAGGCAATTGTCCACTCGCGCGCCACGAACCTCTATGGTGTGTTGGACAACGACGACTTCTTCGACTTTGCGGGAGGACTGAGCGCCGCCACGAAGCGTGTGAACCACGGTGCGGCACCGCAACTGTTTGTGGCCAACCTGCGGCGCCCCGGGCGCGAGCGGCTGGACGACTTCCGCCAGTTCCTTTCCGTTGAGCTGCACGGGCGGGTTTGGAATACGAAATGGATCCGGGAGATGCAGCGCTCAGGCTACGCCGGCGCGCGCGAAATGGCGGACCACCTGGAGAACATCTATGGATGGCAGGCGACAACTCCGGAGCAAGTGGATGGATCGGTCTGGCAAAAAAGCTACGAGGTGTATGTCGAGGACCGGCAAGGGCTGGGGCTGAAGGAGTTCTTCTCGCAGGAGAACCCACATGCACGGCAATACCTGCTGGCGCGACTACTGGAGGTAGACCGTCAGGGCAGCCACCGTTTTAGCGCGGGGCAGCGGGCCGTGCTGGTGCGGGAATACCTTCGCGGCGTGTTGCGCAGCGGCGTCGGCTGCTCGGCCAACACATGCGGGAACCGGGCACTCCAGCACTTTGTCGTCCGTGAGGCGAGTGCGCTGGGCAGTGCGGCGGAGGCACGGGAGTTCCAATCGCGATTCGACCGCGCATCCCGCGGCACTGCGCCGGGTCCGGCGGTCGTGGCACGTGGCCGGCCGGGCAAGCCTGCTCGCCGCCCCTTCCGTCTATTTCACGTCTCGGCCGAGGAGTTCGCGGCCGCGCATCCGGTAGTGAAGGTCGGATCGGCACTCTTCCTGGCGTTCTTCGCGGCGAGCTTGCTGGTGGGCGTGCTCCAGTCCCTCGGCTTGAGGTGGGGCCGCCGGCCACTGGTGGAGTTGCATGTCGGGAAGCAGCGGGACCGAAGGGAGTCCGTCGTCCCACTAGCCAGCCGGCAGTAG